The following proteins come from a genomic window of Microbacterium lemovicicum:
- a CDS encoding DUF6379 domain-containing protein yields the protein MMLRDDALFTTTDGFGVRLSLPWIRSLPVASASDLQLQVDGSPVEHLLVALGERTVAPSALAFERGEWFVQDRLVLRVRGALEPGAHEVTVSYRLLIPYLPGGPDAPLTLPFATTRTLVLDAGAAVPTVSRDVA from the coding sequence ATGATGCTTCGCGACGATGCACTGTTCACCACCACCGACGGGTTCGGCGTGCGGCTCTCGCTGCCCTGGATCCGCTCGCTGCCCGTCGCCAGCGCGTCCGATCTGCAGCTGCAGGTGGATGGGTCGCCCGTCGAGCATCTGCTCGTGGCCCTCGGCGAGCGCACCGTCGCACCGTCCGCCCTCGCGTTCGAGCGGGGCGAGTGGTTCGTGCAGGACCGGCTGGTGCTGCGCGTCCGCGGCGCGCTCGAGCCCGGCGCACACGAGGTCACCGTGTCGTACCGGCTGCTGATCCCCTACCTGCCGGGCGGGCCCGATGCCCCGCTCACCCTGCCTTTCGCCACCACCCGCACCCTCGTGCTCGACGCCGGGGCCGCCGTGCCCACCGTGTCGCGCGACGTGGCCTGA
- a CDS encoding restriction endonuclease subunit R, with the protein MTSPLPSGWTLSASAFNLTPELIRAETTAPELALSLIERDVADTVEVELGQLWRGFPAPGERDTLAFRDALIGAGGGVSIVGGSIDDWASATRRRTDDERYEFVRPQLVAAAAIGAEGVRLPIGQAGPALLRRLVPVLEELDLVLFEEVQGQQAPGRPETDAAVGDIADIDSPHVRLLLDISMLMPSLPHGYLDRLAGAGVSADLVRRLRDEWREPATLAAVLDELRGGRVPGQVQTLFMNLLIRFGRSDIGDLTSVLPLLSGVHLKFWDLDDTDGQVSGPIRGLGAALRATGFTGTLCSEWGGHEWLDDDPWDITRRHLALARAALASPDTPVSPA; encoded by the coding sequence ATGACCTCTCCCCTGCCCTCCGGCTGGACGCTCTCAGCGAGCGCCTTCAACCTCACCCCTGAGCTCATCCGCGCAGAGACGACGGCGCCCGAGCTCGCTCTCAGCCTCATCGAGCGCGACGTGGCCGACACTGTCGAGGTCGAGCTCGGTCAGCTGTGGCGCGGCTTCCCCGCTCCCGGCGAGCGCGACACCCTGGCGTTCCGAGACGCGCTGATCGGCGCCGGCGGCGGCGTCAGCATCGTGGGCGGGAGCATCGACGACTGGGCGAGCGCCACCCGCCGCCGCACCGACGACGAGCGCTACGAGTTCGTGCGTCCGCAGCTCGTGGCCGCGGCGGCGATCGGCGCGGAGGGCGTGCGGCTGCCGATCGGGCAGGCCGGCCCTGCACTGCTCCGCCGGCTCGTGCCGGTGCTCGAAGAGCTCGACCTCGTGCTGTTCGAGGAGGTCCAGGGCCAGCAGGCTCCCGGACGACCGGAGACGGATGCCGCGGTCGGCGACATCGCGGACATCGACAGCCCGCACGTGCGGCTGCTGCTCGACATCAGCATGCTCATGCCGTCCCTGCCGCACGGCTACCTCGACCGCCTCGCCGGGGCCGGGGTGTCGGCGGACCTGGTGCGGCGACTGCGCGACGAGTGGCGCGAGCCCGCGACCCTCGCGGCGGTGCTCGACGAGCTGCGCGGAGGGCGCGTGCCGGGACAGGTGCAGACGCTGTTCATGAACCTGCTGATCCGGTTCGGGCGCTCGGACATCGGCGACCTGACATCGGTCCTGCCGCTGCTCTCGGGCGTGCACCTCAAGTTCTGGGACCTCGACGACACCGACGGTCAGGTCTCCGGCCCGATCCGCGGGCTCGGCGCCGCCCTGCGCGCCACCGGCTTCACCGGAACGCTCTGCAGCGAATGGGGCGGCCACGAGTGGCTCGACGACGATCCCTGGGACATCACCCGCCGCCACCTCGCCCTGGCCCGCGCCGCCCTCGCCTCCCCCGACACTCCCGTCTCCCCCGCGTAA
- a CDS encoding Gfo/Idh/MocA family protein, whose product MLRVGILGAGGIAERAMVEPSRDVDGVEVVAIGARVPSRAEAFAARLDLPISGDYERVLSDPSIDLIYLALPPVVHARWAVRALEAGRHVLCEKPLSANGTTAQEIADAAAAAGRRAFVGFHYRLHASTVRLLEVLRSGVLGSVQSVEVDFSIPHFVVKPGNIRLDGDLAGGAVMDVGCYAVDLLRAAWGEPEVVSAAAELYDADPRIDLQTDAQLRLPGGLPASVRSSFIGDDTGAMVMRVTGSDASLEATSVIVPQWGATLRVTAGDDVLIDEKAPEGENSYVRQLEHLRDVLADGSPSILDADRAVGTMRVVDAIYRAAGLQPR is encoded by the coding sequence GTGCTGCGCGTCGGCATCCTGGGCGCGGGCGGCATCGCCGAGCGCGCGATGGTCGAGCCGTCCCGGGATGTCGACGGGGTGGAGGTCGTGGCGATCGGGGCGCGGGTGCCGTCGCGCGCGGAGGCGTTCGCCGCGCGGCTCGACCTGCCGATCTCCGGTGACTACGAGCGGGTGCTGTCCGACCCGTCGATCGACCTGATCTACCTCGCGCTCCCGCCCGTCGTGCACGCGCGGTGGGCGGTGCGGGCGCTGGAGGCCGGCAGGCACGTGCTCTGCGAGAAGCCGCTGTCGGCCAACGGCACCACGGCGCAGGAGATCGCGGATGCCGCGGCCGCTGCAGGCCGGAGGGCGTTCGTCGGTTTCCACTACCGCCTGCACGCCTCGACCGTCCGGCTGCTCGAGGTGCTGCGCTCGGGTGTGCTCGGGTCGGTGCAGAGCGTGGAGGTCGACTTCAGCATCCCGCACTTCGTCGTGAAGCCCGGCAACATCCGGCTCGACGGCGACCTGGCCGGGGGAGCGGTGATGGACGTCGGCTGCTACGCGGTGGATCTGCTGCGTGCGGCGTGGGGAGAGCCGGAGGTGGTCTCCGCTGCGGCGGAGCTGTACGACGCCGACCCGCGCATCGACCTGCAGACCGACGCGCAGCTGCGGCTGCCCGGGGGCCTACCCGCGTCGGTGCGGTCGTCGTTCATCGGCGACGACACGGGCGCGATGGTGATGCGCGTGACCGGGTCGGACGCCTCGCTCGAGGCGACGAGCGTCATCGTGCCGCAGTGGGGCGCGACGCTCCGCGTGACGGCCGGCGACGACGTGCTGATCGACGAGAAGGCCCCCGAGGGCGAGAACAGCTACGTCCGGCAGCTCGAACACCTGCGCGACGTGCTCGCCGACGGGTCGCCGAGCATCCTCGACGCAGACCGTGCGGTGGGCACGATGCGCGTGGTGGACGCGATCTACCGCGCCGCGGGTCTGCAGCCGCGCTGA
- a CDS encoding ThuA domain-containing protein — MADVLNVLILSGHMTVEHDNAHRSFRLHNQWITTLLEDTGRFRVRVTEDPRGLTYDVISRYDVLLVVFEGRDGYHDAAVGFGAETDAAILRFVHDDGKGIVWFHGSAAQEDRWGYPEEYNVMRGAKLSAWETGLRPRPWGEALLRTTDPRHAITEGINETWTVTGDDILVGVEMYDGAQVLLTTFDDLEAYEKAPVWPMSHYPVAIPEEGIAALPGINTDQPLAWINEYGAGRSFTITIGHDIDTFRRIEFIRMFPRGVEWAATGEVSLTGPDRRGDRRINPWPYYNGEG; from the coding sequence ATGGCTGACGTGCTGAACGTGCTCATCCTGTCGGGTCACATGACCGTCGAGCACGACAACGCCCACCGCAGCTTCCGGCTGCATAACCAGTGGATCACGACGCTGCTGGAGGACACCGGACGGTTCCGCGTCCGCGTGACGGAGGACCCACGCGGTCTCACCTACGACGTCATCAGCAGGTACGACGTGCTGCTGGTCGTGTTCGAGGGACGCGACGGCTATCACGACGCCGCCGTCGGGTTCGGTGCCGAGACGGATGCCGCGATCCTGAGATTCGTCCACGACGACGGCAAGGGCATCGTGTGGTTCCACGGGTCGGCCGCTCAGGAGGACCGCTGGGGCTACCCCGAGGAGTACAACGTGATGCGCGGGGCGAAGCTCAGCGCCTGGGAGACCGGCCTTCGTCCTCGCCCGTGGGGCGAGGCGCTGCTGCGCACGACCGACCCGCGTCACGCGATCACCGAGGGCATCAACGAGACCTGGACGGTCACGGGCGACGACATCCTCGTCGGTGTGGAGATGTACGACGGCGCGCAGGTGCTGCTGACGACGTTCGACGACCTCGAGGCCTATGAGAAGGCGCCGGTCTGGCCGATGTCGCACTACCCGGTCGCGATCCCCGAGGAGGGCATCGCCGCCCTCCCGGGCATCAACACCGATCAGCCGCTGGCGTGGATCAACGAGTACGGCGCCGGCCGGTCGTTCACCATCACGATCGGGCACGACATCGACACGTTCCGCCGCATCGAGTTCATCCGCATGTTCCCGCGAGGCGTGGAATGGGCGGCGACCGGCGAGGTCTCGCTGACGGGTCCTGATCGCCGCGGCGACCGCCGGATCAACCCCTGGCCGTACTACAACGGCGAGGGCTGA
- a CDS encoding sugar phosphate isomerase/epimerase family protein, with amino-acid sequence MTRPITLFTGQWADLPFEEVARLAGEWGYDGLEIACWGDHIDVSRWDDADYVQSRKDILERNGLKVWTISNHLVGQAVADDPIDERHHGIVPPRVWGDGDAEGVRRRAAEDLKDTARFAAELGVSTVTGFTGSSIWKYVAMFPPASQEMIDAGYQDFADRWNPILDVFEEVGVRFALEVHPSEIAYDYWTAKATLDAIGHRKSFGFNFDPSHFVWQQLDSVAFVLDFADHIFHVHVKESVTNLDGRNGVLGSHLSWDNPRRGWTFVSTGHGAVPWEPIFRALNAIGYDGPTSVEWEDAGMDRLVGGPEALAFVRKLATITPPHQLFDAAFSSK; translated from the coding sequence ATGACCCGCCCGATCACGCTGTTCACCGGCCAGTGGGCCGACCTGCCCTTCGAGGAGGTCGCCCGCCTCGCCGGCGAGTGGGGCTACGACGGCCTCGAGATCGCCTGCTGGGGCGACCACATCGACGTCTCCCGCTGGGATGACGCGGACTACGTCCAGTCGCGCAAGGACATCCTCGAGCGCAACGGGCTGAAGGTGTGGACCATCTCCAACCACCTCGTCGGGCAGGCCGTCGCCGACGACCCCATCGACGAGCGCCATCACGGCATCGTCCCCCCGCGCGTCTGGGGCGACGGCGACGCCGAGGGTGTGCGCCGGCGCGCCGCCGAGGACCTCAAGGACACCGCGCGATTCGCGGCCGAGCTCGGCGTGAGCACCGTCACGGGATTTACCGGCTCGTCGATCTGGAAGTACGTGGCGATGTTCCCGCCCGCGTCGCAGGAGATGATCGACGCCGGCTACCAGGACTTCGCCGACCGGTGGAATCCGATCCTCGACGTGTTCGAGGAGGTCGGCGTGCGCTTCGCGCTCGAGGTTCACCCGTCGGAGATCGCCTACGACTACTGGACCGCGAAGGCGACGCTCGACGCGATCGGGCACCGCAAGAGCTTCGGCTTCAACTTCGACCCGTCGCACTTCGTCTGGCAGCAGCTGGACTCCGTCGCCTTCGTGCTCGACTTCGCCGACCACATCTTCCACGTGCACGTGAAGGAGTCCGTCACCAATCTCGACGGCCGCAACGGCGTGCTCGGCTCGCACCTCTCGTGGGACAACCCGCGCCGCGGCTGGACGTTCGTGTCCACCGGGCATGGCGCCGTGCCGTGGGAGCCGATCTTCCGGGCGCTCAACGCGATCGGCTACGACGGCCCCACCAGCGTGGAGTGGGAGGACGCCGGCATGGACCGTCTCGTCGGCGGTCCGGAGGCCCTCGCGTTCGTGCGGAAGCTCGCGACGATCACGCCGCCGCACCAGCTCTTCGACGCCGCCTTCAGCAGCAAGTAG
- a CDS encoding Gfo/Idh/MocA family protein has translation MTQGRPLRVAMIGYGFMGAAHSVGWRQAPRMFDLPVPVEMAVVVGRNGAAVTAAAQKWGWAESATDWREVIGRDDIDIVDIVTPGDSHAEIAVAALAAGKHVLCEKPLANTVAEAQEMADAAAQAATRGIRSMVGFTYRRVPAVTLLRDLIAEGMVGRVQQVRAAYRQDWLVDPAMPLAWRLQKEHAGSGALGDIGAHIIDMTQFVTGQTVDSVTGVLETIVAERPLQGEGSGLSGTAAEGFGQVTVDDAAIFTGRLSGGALASFEATRFATGRKNALTIEVSGDKGALLFDLEDLNSLQFYDRTAAEDRQGFTKILVTEASHPYVAAWWPAGHMLGYEHGFTHQAVDFVAAIADGTDPHPSFAEGLSVQQVLDAVERSNENDSAWVRVHVPAAASV, from the coding sequence ATGACGCAGGGGCGACCGCTCCGCGTCGCGATGATCGGGTACGGCTTCATGGGTGCGGCGCACTCGGTCGGCTGGCGGCAGGCGCCGCGCATGTTCGACCTGCCCGTGCCGGTGGAGATGGCCGTAGTGGTCGGGCGCAACGGCGCGGCCGTCACCGCGGCCGCACAGAAATGGGGCTGGGCGGAGTCGGCCACCGACTGGCGCGAGGTGATCGGGCGCGACGACATCGACATCGTCGACATCGTGACGCCGGGCGACTCCCACGCCGAGATCGCGGTCGCCGCCCTGGCCGCGGGCAAGCACGTGCTGTGCGAGAAGCCGCTGGCCAACACCGTCGCCGAAGCGCAGGAGATGGCGGATGCCGCCGCGCAGGCCGCAACCCGCGGCATCCGCTCGATGGTCGGCTTCACCTACCGCCGGGTGCCGGCCGTGACGCTGCTGCGCGACCTCATCGCCGAAGGCATGGTCGGGCGCGTGCAGCAGGTGCGCGCCGCGTACCGGCAGGACTGGCTGGTGGATCCGGCGATGCCGCTCGCGTGGCGCCTGCAGAAGGAGCACGCCGGTTCGGGCGCCCTGGGCGACATCGGCGCGCACATCATCGACATGACGCAGTTCGTCACCGGCCAGACGGTAGACAGCGTCACCGGTGTGCTCGAGACGATCGTGGCCGAGCGGCCGTTGCAGGGGGAGGGGTCCGGGCTGTCCGGCACCGCGGCCGAGGGGTTCGGCCAGGTCACCGTCGACGACGCCGCGATCTTCACCGGACGCCTCTCGGGCGGCGCGCTCGCGTCGTTCGAGGCCACCCGCTTCGCCACGGGCCGCAAGAACGCGCTGACCATCGAGGTCTCGGGCGACAAGGGCGCCCTGCTGTTCGACCTCGAAGACCTCAACAGCCTGCAGTTCTACGACCGCACCGCGGCCGAGGATCGGCAGGGCTTCACGAAGATCCTCGTGACCGAGGCATCGCATCCCTACGTCGCCGCGTGGTGGCCTGCCGGGCACATGCTCGGCTACGAGCACGGCTTCACCCACCAGGCCGTCGACTTCGTCGCAGCCATCGCCGACGGCACCGATCCGCACCCGTCCTTCGCCGAAGGACTCTCCGTGCAGCAGGTGCTCGACGCGGTCGAGCGGTCGAACGAGAACGACTCCGCCTGGGTGCGTGTGCACGTCCCCGCCGCAGCATCCGTCTGA
- a CDS encoding C-glycoside deglycosidase beta subunit domain-containing protein, giving the protein MATHNSLFAEKDVRRTDDGLAVSLQLPWYRSLWLSSVDGVAATVNGTPVPTDDLRFSLEGRDYRIEELPEQSETLWFVADRPEVLIHLDEVPAAGEKVTVEVVLTMRLLYMQIMPGQDGGPGRYVTNRVPVERELVLA; this is encoded by the coding sequence ATGGCCACCCACAACTCGCTGTTCGCCGAAAAGGACGTGCGCCGCACCGACGACGGCCTCGCCGTGTCGCTGCAGCTGCCCTGGTACCGCAGCCTGTGGCTGTCGTCGGTCGACGGCGTCGCCGCCACCGTCAACGGCACACCGGTCCCGACCGATGACCTGCGCTTCTCTCTCGAAGGTCGCGACTACCGCATCGAGGAGCTGCCCGAGCAGTCGGAGACCCTCTGGTTCGTCGCCGACCGCCCCGAGGTGCTCATCCACCTCGACGAGGTGCCGGCCGCCGGCGAGAAGGTCACCGTCGAGGTCGTGCTGACGATGCGTCTGCTGTACATGCAGATCATGCCCGGTCAGGACGGCGGCCCGGGTCGCTACGTCACCAACCGCGTCCCGGTCGAGCGCGAGCTGGTCCTGGCATGA
- a CDS encoding sugar phosphate isomerase/epimerase family protein, translating into MSDGIAGTGIKLGTTLYSMTSEFAAGLYTPETLIKEVHDQGIGPGVEFNIAQLLRTYPDVDDAFVKLWFDSLEKYGLEASAVGTNLDMGRRKDRDMTPDEEHDFLARQLKTAHTLGFKRVVIRSHGKELLRSLLPLAEKYDQYLGYEIHAPSGPNNPQVLQMREMYDELQSERLGFTADFSSTMHSLSPTLLRTLGQMGMDEKHFPVMDEIWHEPTPMHVRNQKFEDYLSGEGVDFLRFGPFTRLAFNMHGLVPPEEWLDIMPQIFHVHAKFYDIGADGEEPAMDIPRIVKQFVEGGYTGYLSSEWEGHAFSDLGESDPIDLVKKQHDLMRRAIEDTVAARAAV; encoded by the coding sequence ATGAGCGACGGCATCGCCGGCACCGGCATCAAGCTCGGCACCACCCTCTACTCGATGACCAGCGAGTTCGCGGCGGGTCTGTACACGCCCGAGACGCTGATCAAAGAGGTCCACGACCAGGGCATCGGCCCGGGCGTCGAGTTCAACATCGCCCAACTGCTGCGCACGTACCCCGACGTCGACGACGCGTTCGTGAAGCTGTGGTTCGACTCGCTGGAGAAGTACGGGCTCGAGGCGAGCGCCGTCGGCACCAACCTCGACATGGGGCGCCGCAAGGACCGCGACATGACTCCGGATGAGGAGCACGACTTCCTCGCCCGGCAGCTGAAGACGGCACACACGCTCGGCTTCAAGAGGGTCGTCATCCGCTCCCACGGCAAGGAGCTGCTGCGCAGCCTCCTGCCGCTCGCCGAGAAGTACGACCAGTACCTCGGCTACGAGATCCACGCACCGTCGGGCCCCAACAACCCGCAGGTGCTGCAGATGCGCGAGATGTACGACGAACTGCAGTCGGAGCGGCTCGGCTTCACCGCGGACTTCAGCTCCACGATGCACTCGCTGTCGCCGACGCTGCTGCGCACGCTCGGACAGATGGGCATGGACGAGAAGCACTTCCCGGTCATGGACGAGATCTGGCACGAGCCGACCCCGATGCACGTGCGCAACCAGAAGTTCGAGGACTACCTGAGCGGCGAGGGCGTGGACTTCCTGCGCTTCGGGCCGTTCACGCGCCTGGCCTTCAACATGCACGGCCTGGTGCCGCCGGAGGAGTGGCTCGACATCATGCCGCAGATCTTCCACGTGCACGCGAAGTTCTACGACATCGGCGCCGACGGCGAAGAGCCGGCGATGGACATCCCGCGCATCGTGAAGCAGTTCGTCGAGGGCGGCTACACCGGCTACCTCTCCAGCGAGTGGGAGGGTCACGCCTTCTCCGACCTGGGGGAGTCCGACCCGATCGACCTCGTCAAGAAGCAGCACGACCTCATGCGCCGTGCCATCGAAGACACCGTCGCCGCTCGCGCAGCGGTCTGA
- a CDS encoding sugar phosphate isomerase/epimerase family protein has protein sequence MSALGTPIQGVTLYSFTRAFHGREYDLEGLIRKVAAEGYGPGLEVIGFSSFRGFPEVEDSFAGWFKDLVAETGLVTTSLAVNADIGIHRDRLLNQDELIAYMTRQIKAAATLGFPIARVQISIEPDSMEALAPIAEEHGVTLALEVHADQYASHPRILALRDRFEKVGSPFLGFTADWGATVSGFAPSLIEAYRRRGASEELLGKVVELWDTYYEQGPPADQAEHGKRFGSFIGLAAQNGRPDLGIDFGINGTGLFGPARVDDWLEIVPWIRHVHGKFFGIDENGEEPSVPVRDLIRLLVDNGYSGAVSSEYEGWHWNHWKSPFEIIAAEQAVQRSAAQDAGSRMITDAAEARRTLDTHLAHAVRS, from the coding sequence CGGAACCCCGATCCAGGGCGTCACGCTCTACAGCTTCACGCGCGCCTTCCACGGCCGCGAGTACGACCTCGAAGGACTGATCCGCAAGGTCGCCGCCGAGGGCTACGGCCCCGGGCTGGAGGTCATCGGCTTCTCGAGCTTCCGCGGCTTCCCCGAGGTCGAGGACTCGTTCGCCGGCTGGTTCAAGGACCTCGTCGCCGAGACCGGTCTGGTCACGACCTCGCTCGCCGTGAACGCCGACATCGGCATCCACCGCGACCGCCTCCTCAACCAGGACGAGCTGATCGCGTACATGACGCGCCAGATCAAGGCGGCGGCCACGCTGGGCTTCCCCATCGCCCGCGTGCAGATCTCGATCGAGCCCGACTCGATGGAGGCGCTCGCCCCCATCGCCGAGGAGCACGGCGTCACCCTCGCCCTCGAGGTGCACGCCGACCAGTACGCCTCGCACCCGCGCATCCTCGCGCTGCGCGACCGCTTCGAGAAGGTCGGCTCGCCCTTCCTCGGCTTCACGGCCGACTGGGGCGCCACCGTCAGCGGCTTTGCGCCGTCGCTCATCGAGGCCTACCGTCGCCGCGGTGCGTCGGAGGAGCTCCTCGGCAAGGTCGTCGAGCTGTGGGACACCTACTACGAGCAGGGGCCACCGGCCGATCAGGCCGAGCACGGCAAGCGCTTCGGCTCGTTCATCGGACTGGCCGCCCAGAACGGCCGCCCCGACCTGGGCATCGACTTCGGCATCAACGGCACCGGGCTCTTCGGCCCGGCGCGCGTCGACGACTGGCTCGAGATCGTGCCGTGGATCCGTCACGTGCACGGCAAGTTCTTCGGCATCGACGAGAACGGCGAGGAGCCGTCCGTTCCCGTGCGCGACCTCATCCGTCTCCTCGTGGACAACGGCTACTCCGGTGCCGTCTCCAGTGAGTACGAGGGCTGGCACTGGAACCACTGGAAGAGCCCCTTCGAGATCATCGCCGCCGAACAGGCCGTGCAGCGCTCCGCCGCGCAGGACGCGGGATCGCGCATGATCACGGACGCCGCCGAAGCCCGCCGCACGCTCGACACCCACCTCGCGCACGCCGTGCGCAGCTGA